The Aphis gossypii isolate Hap1 chromosome 3, ASM2018417v2, whole genome shotgun sequence genome includes a region encoding these proteins:
- the LOC114131448 gene encoding microtubule-associated protein futsch-like isoform X13, with the protein MGNPSDHVETPLTGGYLLIVLAEPRTAEHKLAILKKLTKGLSCWNYEESGVEIVTELNAIVNQNIEGEEGKNGEQLFQYVSDNLVAEILINPQHSTLVQCVRNLLASFTKYRCIIHAGYSFTENGSWIVQDGSFSVIDFLDAYKTAEAQRTIRLHENHIRIDLHCSADADWNQVSRLKGTRFLLNPPEKIVDNESIESTVRWLCDKIEVVELDILLEGSQVVGNIRFSRPTLYVFPAGQGDSALFGINGFNMLIDGGAGRNSCFWGFARHLDRLDAVLLTRLNSSNLEGVASFLKRKTMSSLYPQIGHFFCNFKTRKQISSPNTDAKQDVLSISLIDTAQSIITDLKQLQLRPHLCYRNINLEPINLYHKVGHGKLDMYVLNPSKDSKEVKDFLTKWNEGDQKLFNPTKDLQFPLPNIISVCTLLVWQPANPNTTITRIFFPGSSPQNKIFESLERVRHLEFLKHPSCSIKSMSSSTSVTIKSQTTKKTVLEKMIPGETKAVKTMENLEVSTSASNAVIQTAIIPTVPKEGTPKPKFPVEAEKSKPNLKTVTKETVNSKTKIEHKYSSISAKVNSNKVIQKSTTIKKTLKLSSKSPPTDKSTPTTPIENQEKTPKPIKQVIKPKSTIKSPSSTPTKSKKEEANRKVLVSSRTNSGLKRTQITKKEIKPAKPINEIETEGISSKKDSNIIYKSSLISGDKDKSGEEEDILIVEKVAITPEKLLTPDGKKIIANELDGILTTAKDIVIKEKCVEKLSDSGATTAPTMPEDEKINDSKKEIEVNESDQKSEEFKKAKDALKTPDEVADLPFHEEADEHKTKVTEKVIETEIESQEIVQVENAEYVLVSLDSSPEALKRQVLDNVNLLDTELDEESEKEDEYVEKKESKLIEHLLESSKDLCEITDKIDELKKQNEHEINNHLIHENLQNYSHGNTETINVCAELINQEKQIEIQEKAKSRGSLSDETLQTMVNETITTATNVINRSGSTTEEQERVSEHIRATHESKVSTKPDSIDNEQVQSSLNDTNTSSSKITSRSGSISIDKKANTTEKTTDKQDSKASSNAGSVCEEPVKSPVNETVTSSSKVASRSGSITDDQAKTTEISEDKKDSKASSKEASVCDEPVKSPVNETITSSSKVASRSASITNEQEKTTGNVNDNQDSKASSRAGSVCDEHVKSPVHETFTSSSKVASRSGSIITEEQEKTTDKQDSKASSKAGSVCDEPVKSPVHETILTANKVPSRSGSITTDEQEKTLDKLESKTSSKSGSVCDEPVKSPVHETILTADKVASRSGSITTEEQEKTLDKLESKTSSKSGSVCDEPVKSPVHETILTADKVASRSGSITTDEQEITTDKIDSKASSKAGSVCDEPVKSPVHETILTANKVPSRSGSITTDEQEKTLDKLESKASSKAGSVCDEPVKSPVHETILTANIVTSRSGSITNEQEKTTENVNENQGSKESSRAGSVCDEHVKSPVHETITSSSKVASRSASITTEEQEKTLDKLESKASSKAGSVCDEPVKSPVHETILTADKVASRSGSITTDEQEKTLDKLESKASSKAGSVCDEQVKSPVHETITSSSKVASRSGSITTDEQEITTDKIDSKASSKAGSVCDEPVKSPVHETILTADKVASRSGSITTDEQEKTLDKLESKASSKSSSVCDEPVKSPIRETITSSSKVASRSGSITNEQEKTTENVNDNQDSKVSSRAGSVCDKHVKSPVYETITSSSKVASRSGSITTDEQEITTDIMDSKASSKAGSVCDELVESLLCEATASDKIKTMISSSISHEPLHDNQYSKVSRKASSICEEPLKSSELEINTDVTKLKSRPSSINQDQDIVYNSLTDKQEFNASSNETSSINYREPIKIDCFEKNTNERVISSRPNSEEELLDSVPSINKYSTLENTISDISFKEQEIVSTSLINKSNSICQDTESTPTLAMDKYDIETSSRKDSFCQDKNESITISSSSTSSICQEINTQSSKLSSRKSSIIDDLIDKPSKLQIGEKSSSLQESNIYDHSIDDNSKIFNKSGSLCDEMLNMSFNKVTENVISNKTCERIVSPTLIAENTECKIDNKEGSVGEESMKSSNNETGNKGNLISSTLNSIPQKTEEEKNQSSKSSSIFDETQKLQIENNKIILSPFEIIETNVIEKKVEESKSLGRIGSLCEEIAKFLTDDDKKMSTNNTYESSCGINESTLKNNNEVLKVETEPLLQFEKNTYALNKIEKPLQLDDEVKVSEKHDNINEKNTDHSLPAENITVSNIKSSDISTILIEENNKTGIMNVAQMVGKNINDESFTKHTAITDNESKNLKTVNPISSITSEECISKLSNVLIEDIVKSSNEKNIMNNSSLTDICVNQPLGVTLNSEDLGVTKDIVMQLKRDVHEALHQCSSDDERPYTPQSESSMSRSAMNIDEDDDDNEDNKIETDDDMAGSPMSTGPSPIQMQLDNRQVEINIDFNKAIQEHRITRGEDLTTTEANGNHVTEIKTTEHDNINQNQSTSSDTVQSWGKPLGLPPVQSINNNGFDPIREWGKPFGLPSPTQPVLELGETQNMSSKITPKKLKKIMDNKPIINVMDKDSQNRIRRSESPSKLRSRSSSRMSRINPVYLDLIYVPHHGNSKYVSADFFKRVRARNYVFSGTDPSKEVLNALIEGKQAWEDQDLEVTIIPTYDTDTLGQWVAENEELLTKLKIDLSPSASRCTIKLQDHNTSCSAYRLEF; encoded by the exons GGCTTTCGTGTTGGAATTATGAAGAGAGTGGCGTTGAAATAGTAACTGAACTTAATGCTATTGTTAATCAAAACATCGAAGGCGAAGAAGGCAAAAAtg gtgaACAACTTTTTCAATATGTAAGTGATAATTTAGTGGCAGAAATTCTTATTAACCCTCAACACAGTACATTAGTGCAATGCGTAAGAAACTTATTAGCAAGTTTTACAAAGTATAGATGCATTATTCATGCAGGATATTCGTTCACAGAAAATGGATCGTGGATCGTCCag gatGGTTCATTTTCGGTCATTGACTTCTTAGATGCATATAAAACGGCTGAAGCTCAGCGCACAATTAGACTCCATGAAAACCATATTCGTATTGATCTTCATTGTTCTGCAGACGCTGATTGGAATCAAGTTAGTCGACTTAAAGGCACGCGTTTTTTGTTAAATCCGCCGGAAAAAATAGTTGACAATGAGTCAATAGAATCAACTGTAAGGTGGCTTTGTGATAAAATTGAAGTGGTTGAACTTGATATACTACTTGAAGGGTCACAAGTTGTGGGAAATATCAGATTTAGTAGACCTACACTTTATGTATTTCCTGCTGGACAAGGCGATTCCGCATTATTTGGCATCAATGGATTCAACATGTTAATCGATGGAGGAGCGGGAAGAAATTCTTGTTTTTGGGGTTTTGCAAGACACTTGGATCGATTAGATGCAGTACTATTAACAAGACTCAACAGTAGTAATTTAGAAGGAGTTGCATCctttttaaaacgaaaaaccATGTCATCATTGTATCCACAAAtaggacattttttttgtaacttcaAG acaagaaaacaaatatcatCTCCTAACACTGATGCTAAACAAGATGTTCTTTCAATTAGCTTAATAGATACAGCACAAAGCATAATAACTGATCTTAAACAATTGCAACTTCGTCCGCATTTATGTTATCGAAACATAAATTTAGAACCCatcaatttatatcataaagttGGACATGGAAAACTcgatatgtatgtattaaatccTTCTAAAGACAGTAAAGAGGTAAAAGACTTTTTGACAAAATGGAATGAAGgtgatcaaaaattatttaatcctACTAAAGATTTGCAGTTTCCATTGCCTAACATTATATCTGTTTGTACACTGCTAGTATGGCAACCAGCAAATCCAAATACTACCATcactagaattttttttcccgGAAGTAGtcctcaaaataaaatatttgaatcttTAGAAAGAGTCAGACatcttgaatttttaaagCATCCTTCATGCTCTATTAAATCAATGAGTTCATCTACATcagtaacaataaaatcacAAACAACAAAGAAGACAGTTCTTGAAAAAATGATTCCTGGTGAAACTAAAGCCGTTAAAACTATGGAAAATTTAGAAGTATCAACATCAGCCTCAAATGCTGTTATACAAACAGCTATAATACCAACAGTACCCAAAGAAGGAACTCCAAAACCAAAATTCCCAGTTGAGGcagaaaaatcaaaaccaaATTTAAAGACAGTTACGAAAGAAACAGttaactcaaaaacaaaaattgaacatAAATATAGTTCAATTAGTGCAAAAGTAAATTCTAACAAGGTTATACAAAAAAgtacaactattaaaaaaacattaaaattatcatctaAATCTCCTCCTACTGATAAATCAACACCAACTACTCCAATtgaaaatcaagaaaaaacgCCTAAACCAATTAAACAAGTTATCAAACcaaaatcaacaataaaatctCCTTCAAGTACTCctactaaaagtaaaaaagagGAAGCTAATCGTAAAGTTTTGGTTTCTTCAAGAACGAATTCTGGTTTAAAGCGAActcaaataactaaaaaagaaataaagcCAGCCAAACcaataaatgaaattgaaacagAAGGTATTTCTTCGAAAAAAgactcaaatattatttataaatctagtTTGATAAGTGGTGATAAAGATAAAAGTGGCGAAGaagaagatattttaattgtggAAAAAGTAGCGATTACACCAGAAAAACTATTGACTCCAGAtgggaaaaaaatcattgccAATGAATTGGATGGGATTTTAACAACTGCCAAGGATAtagtaattaaagaaaaatgcgTAGAAAAATTGTCAGATTCTGGAGCCACTACAGCGCCCACTATGCCAgaagatgaaaaaataaatgactcaaaaaaagaaatcgaAGTTAACGAATCAGACCAAAAATccgaagaatttaaaaaagcaaaagatGCATTAAAAACACCAGATGAAGTTGCTGATTTACCATTTCACGAAGAAGCAGatgaacataaaacaaaagttaCAGAAAAAGTAATTGAAACAGAAATTGAATCACAAGAAATTGTTCAAGTAGAAAATGCCGAATATGTACTGGTATCATTAGATTCATCTCCAGAAGCATTAAAACGACAAGTATTGGATAACGTTAATTTGTTGGATACAGAACTTGACGAAGAATCTGAAAAAGAAGATGAATacgtagaaaaaaaagaaagtaaattaatagaaCATCTACTTGAATCATCCAAGGATTTGTGTGAAATAACAGACAAAATTGatgagttaaaaaaacaaaacgaacATGAGATTAACAATCACCTAATAcatgaaaatttacaaaactataGTCACGGTAATACTGAAACTATAAATGTATGCGCAGAATTGATaaatcaagaaaaacaaatagaaaTTCAAGAAAAAGCGAAATCTAGAGGTTCACTTTCTGATGAGACATTACAAACTATGGTTAATGAAACTATTACGACAGCtactaatgttataaatagatCAGGATCAACTACTGAAGAACAAGAGAGAGTATCAGAACACATCAGGGCAACCCATGAGTCTAAGGTATCTACTAAACCAGATTCAATTGATAATGAACAAGTTCAATCTTCACTTAATGACACAAATACATCATCTAGTAAAATTACAAGTAGATCCGGTTCTATTTCAATAGACAAAAAAGCAAATACTACGGAAAAAACCACCGATAAACAGGACTCCAAAGCATCAAGTAATGCAGGATCGGTTTGTGAGGAGCCAGTGAAATCCCCGGTTAACGAAACAGTTACATCTTCTTCTAAAGTTGCAAGTAGATCCGGATCTATCACTGATGACCAAGCAAAAACTACAGAAATATCCGAAGATAAAAAAGATTCAAAAGCATCAAGTAAGGAAGCTTCAGTTTGTGATGAACCAGTGAAATCTCCGGTTAATGAAACAATTACGTCTTCTTCTAAAGTTGCAAGTAGATCCGCTTCTATTACAAACGAACAAGAAAAAACTACAGGAAACGTGAATGATAACCAAGATTCAAAGGCGTCTAGTAGGGCAGGCTCAGTTTGTGATGAACACGTTAAATCTCCAGTTCATGAAACATTTACATCGTCTTCTAAAGTTGCTAGTAGATCCGGTTCTATTATAACAGAAGAACAGGAAAAAACCACCGATAAACAGGATTCCAAAGCATCAAGTAAAGCAGGTTCAGTTTGTGATGAACCAGTGAAATCTCCAGTTCATGAAACAATTTTGACAGCCAATAAAGTTCCAAGCAGATCAGGTTCTATTACAACAGATGAACAAGAAAAAACCCTCGATAAACTGGAATCCAAAACATCAAGTAAGTCAG GTTCAGTTTGTGATGAACCAGTGAAATCTCCAGTTCATGAAACAATTTTGACAGCCGATAAAGTAGCAAGCAGATCTG GTTCTATTACAACAGAAGAACAAGAAAAAACCCTCGATAAACTGGAATCCAAAACATCAAGTAAGTCAG GTTCAGTTTGTGATGAACCAGTGAAATCTCCAGTTCATGAAACAATTTTGACAGCCGATAAAGTTGCAAGCAGATCCGGTTCTATTACAACAGATGAACAGGAAATAACCACCGATAAAATAGATTCCAAAGCATCAAGTAAAGCAGGTTCAGTTTGTGATGAACCAGTGAAATCTCCAGTTCATGAAACAATTTTGACAGCCAATAAAGTTCCAAGCAGATCAGGTTCTATTACAACAGATGAACAAGAAAAAACCCTCGATAAACTGGAATCCAAAGCATCAAGTAAAGCAGGTTCAGTTTGTGATGAACCAGTGAAATCTCCAGTTCATGAAACAATTTTGACAGCTAATATAGTTACAAGTAGGTCTGGTTCTATTACAAACGAACAAGAAAAAACTACAGAAAACGTGAATGAAAACCAAGGTTCAAAGGAGTCTAGTAGGGCAGGCTCAGTTTGTGATGAACATGTAAAATCTCCAGTTCATGAAACAATTACGTCTTCTTCTAAAGTTGCAAGTAGATCCGCTTCTATTACAACGGAGGAACAAGAAAAAACCCTCGATAAACTGGAATCCAAAGCATCAAGTAAAGCAGGTTCAGTTTGTGATGAACCAGTGAAATCTCCAGTTCATGAAACAATTTTGACAGCCGATAAAGTTGCAAGCAGATCAGGTTCTATTACAACAGATGAACAAGAAAAAACCCTCGATAAACTGGAATCCAAAGCATCAAGTAAAGCAGGTTCAGTTTGTGATGAACAAGTTAAATCTCCAGTTCATGAAACAATTACGTCTTCTTCTAAAGTTGCTAGTAGATCCGGTTCTATTACAACAGATGAACAGGAAATAACCACCGATAAAATAGATTCCAAAGCATCAAGTAAAGCAGGTTCAGTTTGTGATGAACCAGTGAAATCTCCAGTTCATGAAACAATTTTGACAGCCGATAAAGTTGCAAGCAGATCCG GTTCTATTACAACAGATGAACAAGAAAAAACCCTCGATAAACTGGAATCCAAAGCATCAAGTAAGTCAAGTTCAGTTTGTGATGAACCTGTGAAATCTCCGATTCGTGAAACAATTACGTCTTCTTCTAAAGTTGCAAGTAGATCCGGTTCTATTACAAACGAACAAGAAAAAACTACTGAAAACGTAAATGATAACCAAGATTCAAAGGTGTCTAGTAGGGCGGGCTCAGTTTGTGATAAACACGTTAAATCTCCAGTTTATGAAACAATTACGTCTTCTTCTAAAGTTGCTAGTAGATCCGGTTCTATTACAACAGATGAACAGGAAATAACCACCGATATAATGGATTCCAAAGCATCAAGTAAAGCAGGTTCAGTTTGTGATGAATTAGTGGAATCTCTATTATGTGAAGCCACGGCATCAGACAAGATCAAAACAATGATATCCAGTTCTATATCTCATGAACCACTACATGATAATCAATACTCAAAGGTTTCAAGAAAAGCCAGTTCCATATGTGAAGAACCATTAAAATCGTCGGAACTAGAAATAAATACTGATGTGacgaaattaaaaagtagACCGAGTTCAATTAACCAAGACCaagatattgtttataattctcTTACAGACAAACAAGAATTTAATGCATCTAGTAATGAAACTAGCTCAATTAATTATAGGGaaccaataaaaatagattgttttgaaaaaaataccaatgAAAGGGTTATTTCTAGTAGACCCAATTCAGAAGAAGAATTACTTGATTCTGTacctagtattaataaatactccACTTTAGAAAATACTATATCTGACATATCTTTTAAAGAACAAGAAATAGTTTCtacatcattaataaataagagtAATTCAATTTGCCAAGATACAGAGAGTACACCAACATTAGCAATGGACAAATATGATATTGAAACAAGTAGTAGAAAAGATTCGTTTTGTCAGGATAAGAATGAATCCATAACAATTTCGTCAAGTAGTACTAGTTCAATTTGTCAAGAAATTAATACTCAATCTTCAAAACTTTCTAGTAGGAAAAGTTCTATTATCGatgatttaattgataaaccttcaaaattacaaattggGGAAAAGAGCTCTAGTCTTCaagaatcaaatatttatgaccATAGCATTGAtgataattctaaaatattcaacaaatcTGGATCCTTGTGTGATGAAATGCTAAATATGTCGTTTAATAAAGTAACAGAAAATgtcatttcaaataaaacatgtGAACGAATAGTTTCTCCAACACTTATCGCTGAAAATACAGAATGTAAAATAGACAATAAAGAGGGATCTGTGGGCGAAGAATCAATGAAATCTTCTAATAATGAAACTGGCAATAAaggaaatttaatttcaagtaCTCTAAATTCAATTCCTCAAAAAacagaagaagaaaaaaatcaatcatcaAAATCAAGTTCTATATTTGATGAAACACAAAAGttacaaattgaaaataataaaatcattttgtcACCTTTCGAAATAATCGAAACcaatgttattgaaaaaaaagtggaAGAATCAAAATCTTTAGGCAGAATAGGATCTTTGTGTGAAGAAATTGCTAAATTTTTAACAGatgacgataaaaaaatgtctacgAATAATACATATGAATCGTCATGCGGTATAAACGAatctactttaaaaaataacaatgaagTATTAAAAGTTGAAACTGAACCATTATtacagtttgaaaaaaatacttatgctTTGAACAAGATTGAAAAACCTTTACAACTCGACGATGAAGTCAAAGTTAGTGAAAAACATGATAACATAAATGAGAAAAATACAGATCATAGTCTTCCTGCTGAAAATATCACTGTTTCTAATATTAAGTCCTCAGATATTTCTACAATATTgattgaagaaaataataagactGGTATAATGAATGTTGCTCAAATGGTAgggaaaaatattaacgaCGAATCTTTTACCAAACATACCGCTATAACTGACAATGAatccaaaaatttaaaaacggtCAATCCAATTTCTAGTATTACTTCAGAAGAatgtattagtaaattatcaaatgttttaattgaagATATAGTGAAATCATCTAATGAGAAAAATATCATGAATAATTCATCATTAACAGACATTTGTGTAAACCAACCATTAGGTGTTACTCTAAATAGTGAAGACTTGGGTGTTACTAAAGATATAGTAATGCAATTAAAAAGAGATGTACACGAAGCATTACATCAATGTAGTAGTGATGACGAGCGGCCATATACTCCTCAAAGCGAATCTAGCATGTCTAGATCGGCAATGAATATTGATGAAGACGATGATGATAACGAagacaataaaattgaaaccGATGATGATATGGCTGGATCTCCTATGTCAACTGGACCATCACCAATCCAAATGCAACTCGATAATCGACAAGTAGAAATTAATATCGATTTTAATAAAGCCATTCAGGAACATAGGATTACTAGAGGAGAAGATTTGACAACTACTGAAGCAAATGGTAACCATGTTACAGAAATTAAAACAACtgaacatgataatattaatcaaaaccaAAGCACTTCATCCGATACGGTTCAGAGTTGGGGTAAACCACTAGGTCTACCGCCAGTACAAAGCATTAATAATAACGGTTTTGATCCAATACGTGAATGGGGAAAACCATTTGGTCTTCCTTCTCCAACACAGCCGGTCCTTGAACTCGGAGAAACTCAAAATATGAGTAGTAAGATTACACccaaaaagttgaaaaaaattatggacAACAAACCAATAATTAATGTCATGG atAAAGACTCGCAAAATCGAATTCGACGATCGGAGTCGCCGAGCAAACTTAGGAGTCGATCATCAAGTCGGATGTCGAGAATTAATCCTGTTTATCTGGATCTTATTTATGTGCCACATCAtggaaattcaaaatatgtatctgCTGACTTCTTTAAGCGCGTACGAGCTAGAAATTACGTTTTTAGCGGTACTGACCCTAGTAAAGAAGTCTTAAATGCCTTAATCGAAGGTAAACAGGCTTGGGAGGATCAAGATTTAG aaGTCACCATAATACCAACTTATGATACTGATACGCTGGGTCAATGGGTGGCAGAAAATGAAGAGCTGCTGACCAAGTTGAAGATTGATTTAAGTCCCAGCGCTAGTCGATGCACGATAAAATTACAAGATCATAATACCAGCTGCTCCGCATATAGactagaattttaa